The Chiroxiphia lanceolata isolate bChiLan1 chromosome 4, bChiLan1.pri, whole genome shotgun sequence genome contains a region encoding:
- the ZDHHC2 gene encoding palmitoyltransferase ZDHHC2 isoform X1: protein MRCGKMAAPPPPPAAGAPGAWGGVRRRCQRLLYWVPVLFISSILCWSYYAYVTQLCLLTMTNIGEKVVCLVAYHIFFMLFVWSYWKTIFTLPMNPSKEFHLSYSDKESLEREPRGESQQEVLRRAAKDLPIYTRTMSGAIRYCDRCHLVKPDRCHHCSVCDKCILKMDHHCPWVNNCVGFSNYKFFLLFLAYSLVYCLFIAATDLQYFIKFWTNGLPDTQAKFHIMFLFFAAAMFSVSLSSLFGYHCWLVSKNKSTLEVFRAPIFRHRTDKNGFSLGFSKNLRQVFGDEKKYWLLPVFSSLGDGCSFPTCLVNQDPEQASTPGGLNSTSKNENHLFPAKPLRDSQSHLLTDTPSWSETSVKAEKGKVGMNNPALTMENET, encoded by the exons ATGCGGTGCGGGAAGatggcggccccgccgccgccgccggcagCTGGGGCGCCGGGCGCTTGGGGCGGCGTGCGGCGGCGCTGCCAGCGGCTGCTCTACTGGGTGCCGGTGCTCTTCATCTCCAGCATCCTCTGCTGGTCCTACTACGCCTATGtcacccagctctgcctgc tGACAATGACAAATATTGGAGAAAAAG ttgtGTGCCTGGTTGCTTACCAcatatttttcatgctgttcGTCTGGTCATATTGGAAAACAATCTTTACGCTACCAATGAATCCTTCAAAAGAA tttCATCTATCATATTCAGACAAGGAATCCCTAGAGAGAGAACCTAGAGGTGAATCCCAGCAAGAAGTCTTAAGACGGGCAGCCAAGGATCTTCCTATCTATACACGGACAATGTCTGGAG caaTCAGATACTGTGACAGATGCCATCTTGTAAAACCAGATCGTTGTCATCACTGTTCTGTATGCGacaa atgcattttgaaaatggaTCATCACTGCCCTTG ggtGAACAACTGTGTAGGATTCTCCAATtacaaattttttcttctcttcttggCTTACTCGCTAGTGTATTGCCTTTTCATTGCTGCAACAGATTTACAGTACTTTATCAAGTTTTGGACA aatggCCTTCCTGATACTCAAGCCAAGTTCCACAtcatgtttttattctttgctgcAGCTATGTTTTCTGTCAGTTTGTCTTCTCTCTTTGGGTATCACTGTTGGCTTGTCAGCAAGAATAAATCCACATTAG aggTATTCAGAGCTCCCATATTTCGTCATAGAACAGACAAGAATGGCTTTAGCTTGGGCTTCAGCAAAAACCTAAGGCAGGTGTTTGGTGATGAGAAGAAATATTGGTTGCTGCCTGTATTTTCAAG tttagGGGATGGTTGCTCCTTCCCAACTTGCCTTGTTAATCAGGATCCTGAGCAAGCTTCCACACCTGGTGGTCTTAATTCAACATCCAAAAA TGAGAACCATCTGTTTCCTGCGAAGCCACTGCGTGATTCCCAGAGCCACCTACTTACGGATACACCTTCTTGGTCAGAAACTAGTGTAAAGGCTGAAAAGGGCAAAGTTG GTATGAACAATCCTGCATTAACCATGGAAAATGAAACCtaa
- the ZDHHC2 gene encoding palmitoyltransferase ZDHHC2 isoform X2, whose translation MTNIGEKVVCLVAYHIFFMLFVWSYWKTIFTLPMNPSKEFHLSYSDKESLEREPRGESQQEVLRRAAKDLPIYTRTMSGAIRYCDRCHLVKPDRCHHCSVCDKCILKMDHHCPWVNNCVGFSNYKFFLLFLAYSLVYCLFIAATDLQYFIKFWTNGLPDTQAKFHIMFLFFAAAMFSVSLSSLFGYHCWLVSKNKSTLEVFRAPIFRHRTDKNGFSLGFSKNLRQVFGDEKKYWLLPVFSSLGDGCSFPTCLVNQDPEQASTPGGLNSTSKNENHLFPAKPLRDSQSHLLTDTPSWSETSVKAEKGKVGMNNPALTMENET comes from the exons ATGACAAATATTGGAGAAAAAG ttgtGTGCCTGGTTGCTTACCAcatatttttcatgctgttcGTCTGGTCATATTGGAAAACAATCTTTACGCTACCAATGAATCCTTCAAAAGAA tttCATCTATCATATTCAGACAAGGAATCCCTAGAGAGAGAACCTAGAGGTGAATCCCAGCAAGAAGTCTTAAGACGGGCAGCCAAGGATCTTCCTATCTATACACGGACAATGTCTGGAG caaTCAGATACTGTGACAGATGCCATCTTGTAAAACCAGATCGTTGTCATCACTGTTCTGTATGCGacaa atgcattttgaaaatggaTCATCACTGCCCTTG ggtGAACAACTGTGTAGGATTCTCCAATtacaaattttttcttctcttcttggCTTACTCGCTAGTGTATTGCCTTTTCATTGCTGCAACAGATTTACAGTACTTTATCAAGTTTTGGACA aatggCCTTCCTGATACTCAAGCCAAGTTCCACAtcatgtttttattctttgctgcAGCTATGTTTTCTGTCAGTTTGTCTTCTCTCTTTGGGTATCACTGTTGGCTTGTCAGCAAGAATAAATCCACATTAG aggTATTCAGAGCTCCCATATTTCGTCATAGAACAGACAAGAATGGCTTTAGCTTGGGCTTCAGCAAAAACCTAAGGCAGGTGTTTGGTGATGAGAAGAAATATTGGTTGCTGCCTGTATTTTCAAG tttagGGGATGGTTGCTCCTTCCCAACTTGCCTTGTTAATCAGGATCCTGAGCAAGCTTCCACACCTGGTGGTCTTAATTCAACATCCAAAAA TGAGAACCATCTGTTTCCTGCGAAGCCACTGCGTGATTCCCAGAGCCACCTACTTACGGATACACCTTCTTGGTCAGAAACTAGTGTAAAGGCTGAAAAGGGCAAAGTTG GTATGAACAATCCTGCATTAACCATGGAAAATGAAACCtaa